A genome region from Arthrobacter sp. V1I9 includes the following:
- the purH gene encoding bifunctional phosphoribosylaminoimidazolecarboxamide formyltransferase/IMP cyclohydrolase, with protein MSFTQHERVSIDRVPIRRALISVYDKTGLEELAQGLHAAGVKLVSTGSTAKKIAAAGIPVQEVEEVTGSPEMLDGRVKTLHPRVHGGILADRRVEAHMETLVSMEIEPFDLVVVNLYPFVETVKSGAAQDDVVEQIDIGGPAMVRSAAKNHAAVAIVVDPSFYGQVVTAAAEGGFDLNTRRRLAAKAFAHTASYDNAVATWTASQFLDEDGDGVIDWPAYAGLSLERSEVLRYGENPHQQAALYVDKAAPAGIAQADQLHGKAMSYNNFVDADAALRAAYDFAEPAVAIIKHANPCGVAVGSADAADPIADAHSKAHACDPVSAFGGVIAANRPVTAGMADTVKDIFTEVVIAPGFEPEAVEILSKKKNIRLLALPEGYGRYPSEIRQVSGGVLVQVADKVDADGDNPANWTLAAGEAADEKTLADLAFAWTACRAAKSNAILLAQDGAAVGIGMGQVNRLDSCRLAVERANTLGVTVESDVEGAGGATNVSTTGAGASGAPQRARGAVAASDAFFPFADGLQILVDAGVRAVVQPGGSVRDEEVIAAANAAGVTMYFTGARHFFH; from the coding sequence GTGAGCTTCACGCAGCATGAGCGCGTATCCATTGACCGTGTTCCCATCCGCCGGGCCCTGATCTCGGTTTACGACAAGACCGGTCTGGAGGAGCTCGCCCAGGGCCTGCATGCAGCAGGCGTGAAGCTGGTTTCCACCGGGTCCACTGCCAAGAAAATCGCCGCCGCGGGCATCCCGGTCCAGGAGGTCGAAGAAGTCACCGGCTCGCCGGAAATGCTGGACGGCCGCGTCAAGACCCTGCACCCGCGCGTTCACGGCGGAATCCTGGCTGACCGCCGCGTCGAGGCCCACATGGAGACACTGGTCAGCATGGAGATCGAGCCTTTCGATCTGGTGGTGGTGAACCTCTACCCGTTCGTGGAGACCGTCAAGTCCGGCGCTGCCCAGGATGACGTCGTCGAGCAGATCGACATCGGCGGCCCCGCCATGGTGCGCTCCGCCGCGAAGAACCATGCCGCCGTGGCCATCGTGGTGGACCCCTCCTTCTACGGGCAGGTAGTCACTGCAGCCGCTGAGGGCGGCTTTGACCTGAACACCCGACGGCGGCTGGCCGCCAAGGCGTTCGCCCACACTGCGTCCTACGACAACGCCGTGGCCACCTGGACCGCGAGCCAGTTCCTGGATGAAGACGGCGACGGCGTCATCGACTGGCCCGCCTACGCCGGCCTCTCGCTGGAACGCTCCGAGGTCCTGCGCTACGGCGAGAACCCGCACCAGCAGGCCGCCCTGTATGTGGATAAGGCAGCTCCGGCCGGCATCGCGCAGGCCGACCAGCTGCACGGCAAGGCCATGAGCTACAACAACTTCGTGGACGCCGATGCCGCCCTCCGCGCCGCCTACGATTTCGCCGAGCCCGCCGTGGCCATCATCAAGCACGCCAACCCCTGCGGCGTTGCCGTCGGTTCCGCGGACGCCGCTGATCCCATCGCTGACGCGCATTCCAAGGCCCACGCCTGCGATCCCGTCTCGGCCTTCGGCGGCGTCATCGCTGCGAACCGCCCGGTGACAGCCGGCATGGCAGACACCGTCAAGGACATCTTCACCGAGGTTGTCATCGCCCCGGGCTTCGAACCTGAGGCTGTGGAGATCCTGTCCAAGAAGAAGAACATCCGCCTGCTCGCCCTGCCGGAAGGTTACGGCCGCTACCCGTCGGAGATCCGCCAGGTATCCGGCGGCGTCCTGGTCCAGGTCGCGGACAAGGTAGATGCCGACGGCGACAACCCCGCCAACTGGACTCTTGCTGCCGGTGAAGCCGCGGACGAAAAGACCCTCGCGGACCTGGCTTTCGCCTGGACTGCCTGCCGTGCTGCCAAGTCCAACGCCATCCTGCTTGCCCAGGACGGCGCTGCCGTGGGCATCGGCATGGGCCAGGTCAACCGCCTTGATTCATGCCGGCTGGCCGTGGAGCGCGCCAACACCTTGGGCGTCACGGTGGAGTCCGACGTCGAAGGTGCGGGCGGTGCCACCAACGTCAGCACGACAGGAGCAGGCGCGAGCGGCGCACCCCAGCGCGCCCGCGGCGCCGTTGCTGCCTCTGACGCCTTCTTCCCGTTCGCTGACGGCCTGCAGATCCTGGTCGACGCCGGCGTCCGCGCCGTGGTCCAGCCCGGCGGTTCGGTGCGCGATGAAGAAGTCATCGCAGCAGCCAACGCGGCGGGCGTGACCATGTACTTCACGGGGGCCCGCCACTTCTTCCACTAG
- a CDS encoding NADP-dependent isocitrate dehydrogenase produces MSKIIYTHTDEAPMLATYSFLPIVEAFASTAGVEVETRDISLAGRIIAVFGDYLTPEQQIGDALAELGELAKTPEANIIKLPNISASIPQLKAAIAELQGQGYALPDYPDNPSSDEETAVRSRYDRIKGSAVNPVLREGNSDRRAPLSVKNYARQNPHSMGAWTADSKTNVATMGKDDFRSNEKSVVIESEGTIAIQLVREDGSVKVLKKAFPVQAGEVIDGTVMRAAALDEFLQAQVARAKEEGILFSAHLKATMMKVSDPIIFGHVVKAYFSELFDTYGKQLAAAGISPNNGLAAILSSLEDLPEDVREGVQSLIKKGLEEGPALAMVDSDKGITTLNVPSDVIVDASMPAMIRSSGHMWGPDGKEADTLAVLPDSSYAGIYQVVLDDCRANGAYDPTTMGTVPNVGLMAQAAEEYGSHDKTFEIQEAGTVQIVDGSGNVLIEHEVSVGDIWRACQTKDLPIRDWVKLAVTRARASQTPAVFWLDEERAHDANLIAKVNEYLKDHDTEGLDIRIMSPVKAIAFTLDRIRKGEDTISVSGNVLRDYLTDLFPILELGTSAKMLSVVPLMNGGGLFETGAGGSAPKHVQQLLKENHLRWDSLGEFLALAVSFEHLATTTGNARAQVLADTLDRATGTFLLENKSPSRRVGELDNRGSHYFLARYWAEELAKQTDDADLAAAFSSVADELSSKEETIVGELAEVQGSPVDVGGYYNPDDAKASAVMRPSATLNKVLATLS; encoded by the coding sequence ATGTCCAAGATTATCTACACCCACACCGACGAAGCGCCGATGCTGGCTACCTATTCGTTCCTGCCCATCGTTGAGGCCTTCGCCTCGACAGCAGGTGTGGAGGTGGAGACCCGCGACATTTCGCTCGCCGGCCGCATCATCGCCGTTTTCGGTGACTACCTCACCCCCGAGCAGCAGATCGGTGACGCCCTTGCTGAACTCGGTGAGCTGGCGAAGACGCCGGAAGCCAACATCATCAAGCTGCCCAACATCAGCGCCTCCATCCCTCAGCTGAAGGCAGCGATCGCCGAGCTGCAGGGCCAGGGCTACGCCCTCCCGGACTACCCTGACAACCCGTCCTCTGATGAGGAGACGGCCGTCCGCTCCCGCTACGACAGGATCAAGGGCTCGGCAGTGAACCCGGTCCTGCGTGAAGGCAACTCGGACCGCCGCGCACCCCTGTCCGTCAAGAACTACGCGCGCCAGAACCCGCACTCCATGGGCGCCTGGACCGCCGATTCGAAGACCAACGTGGCCACCATGGGCAAGGATGACTTCCGCTCCAACGAGAAGTCCGTTGTCATCGAGTCTGAGGGCACCATCGCCATCCAGCTGGTCCGCGAAGACGGTTCGGTCAAGGTCCTGAAGAAGGCCTTCCCGGTTCAGGCCGGCGAGGTCATCGACGGCACCGTGATGCGCGCCGCAGCCCTGGATGAGTTCCTGCAGGCCCAGGTCGCCCGCGCCAAGGAAGAAGGCATCCTTTTCTCCGCCCACCTCAAGGCCACCATGATGAAGGTCTCGGACCCCATCATCTTCGGCCACGTGGTCAAGGCCTACTTCTCCGAGCTGTTCGATACCTACGGCAAGCAACTTGCCGCCGCCGGCATCAGCCCGAACAACGGCCTCGCTGCCATCCTGAGCAGCCTCGAAGACCTCCCGGAAGACGTCCGGGAAGGCGTCCAGTCCCTCATCAAGAAGGGCCTCGAAGAGGGCCCCGCCCTGGCCATGGTGGACTCGGACAAGGGCATCACCACCCTGAACGTCCCCAGCGACGTCATCGTGGACGCATCCATGCCCGCCATGATCCGCAGCTCCGGCCACATGTGGGGCCCGGACGGCAAGGAAGCTGACACGCTCGCCGTGCTGCCCGACAGCTCCTACGCCGGCATCTACCAGGTGGTCCTCGATGACTGCCGCGCCAACGGCGCCTACGATCCCACCACCATGGGAACCGTGCCGAACGTGGGCCTCATGGCGCAGGCAGCCGAGGAATACGGCAGCCACGACAAGACCTTCGAGATCCAGGAAGCGGGCACGGTGCAGATCGTGGACGGCTCCGGGAACGTCCTGATCGAACACGAGGTTTCCGTCGGGGACATCTGGCGTGCCTGCCAGACCAAGGACCTGCCCATCCGCGACTGGGTCAAGCTCGCCGTCACGCGCGCCCGCGCCTCCCAGACCCCTGCTGTGTTCTGGCTGGACGAGGAACGCGCCCACGACGCCAACCTCATCGCCAAGGTCAACGAGTACCTGAAGGACCACGACACCGAGGGCCTGGACATCCGCATCATGTCCCCGGTGAAGGCCATCGCGTTCACCCTGGACCGTATCCGCAAGGGTGAGGACACCATCTCGGTATCCGGCAACGTCCTGCGCGACTACCTCACGGACCTGTTCCCCATCCTGGAGCTGGGCACCAGCGCCAAGATGCTGTCCGTTGTTCCGCTGATGAACGGCGGCGGGCTCTTCGAAACCGGCGCCGGCGGATCCGCCCCGAAGCACGTCCAGCAGCTGCTTAAGGAAAACCACCTGCGCTGGGACAGCCTGGGCGAGTTCCTGGCTCTGGCCGTGAGCTTCGAGCACCTGGCCACCACCACGGGCAACGCCCGCGCCCAGGTCCTGGCCGACACCCTGGATCGCGCCACCGGCACCTTCCTGCTGGAGAACAAGTCGCCCAGCCGCCGTGTGGGCGAGCTGGACAACCGCGGCAGCCACTACTTCCTGGCCCGCTACTGGGCGGAGGAACTGGCCAAGCAGACGGACGACGCCGACCTGGCCGCCGCCTTCAGCTCCGTCGCCGATGAGCTCTCCTCCAAGGAGGAAACCATCGTGGGCGAGCTGGCTGAGGTCCAGGGCTCCCCGGTGGACGTCGGAGGCTACTACAACCCGGACGATGCGAAGGCTTCCGCAGTGATGCGCCCGTCCGCCACCCTGAACAAGGTTCTCGCCACGCTGAGCTAA
- a CDS encoding MFS transporter — MNTYTTVPSGEQVVQELPWRWKVQGRIFLIGGLGFMFDAWDVTLNGILIPLLSTHWALTPGEVAWVGTSNLIGMALGAFVWGTIADTIGRKKAFTATLLIFSLFTVFGAFSPDFIWFCIFRFMAGFGLGGCIPVDYALVGEFTPRKQRGKVLTAMDGWWPVGAALAGFVSAGLVALYGDWRLTMLVMVLPALLVFWVRRSVPESPLFLIRKGRREEAAKVIDDLVAATGAEARVYSLPDAKEVPRLSAGSAWHQLRLVWQFNWKITAAAWALFFSILLVYYLSLTWMPRILIGAGFAEYKAFVTTASMAAVGLLGVVVAALLVERVGRKWILAITGPLSALTLVIVAIVVDIPTAAVFWLLVFGFVVQVAIPVLYAYVSELYPTELRGTGFGWASTFSRLGAGFGPLIFANYFWPELGLATSFALAGGLVLLAVLWMAFFSPETKQRRLD; from the coding sequence ATGAATACTTACACCACTGTGCCGAGCGGCGAGCAGGTGGTCCAGGAACTGCCCTGGCGATGGAAAGTCCAGGGCAGGATCTTTTTGATCGGTGGCCTCGGCTTCATGTTCGACGCCTGGGACGTGACCCTGAACGGCATCCTCATTCCGCTGCTCTCCACGCACTGGGCCCTCACCCCCGGCGAGGTGGCCTGGGTTGGCACGTCGAACCTGATCGGCATGGCGCTTGGAGCTTTCGTCTGGGGCACCATCGCGGACACCATCGGACGCAAAAAAGCGTTCACTGCCACGCTGCTGATCTTCTCCCTTTTCACCGTTTTCGGCGCCTTCTCCCCCGACTTCATCTGGTTCTGCATCTTCCGGTTTATGGCCGGGTTCGGTCTGGGCGGCTGCATCCCCGTGGACTACGCCCTGGTGGGTGAGTTCACTCCCCGCAAGCAGCGCGGCAAGGTGCTCACCGCCATGGACGGGTGGTGGCCGGTGGGTGCCGCCCTGGCCGGTTTTGTGTCAGCAGGGCTCGTGGCCCTGTACGGCGACTGGCGGCTGACCATGCTGGTGATGGTGCTGCCGGCGCTCCTGGTGTTCTGGGTCCGCCGGAGCGTCCCGGAGTCCCCGCTGTTCCTGATCCGCAAGGGCCGGCGGGAAGAGGCGGCCAAGGTCATTGATGATCTGGTGGCGGCAACCGGCGCCGAAGCCCGTGTTTACAGCCTGCCCGACGCCAAGGAAGTGCCACGCCTTTCCGCCGGCAGCGCCTGGCACCAGCTGCGCCTGGTCTGGCAGTTCAACTGGAAGATCACTGCCGCGGCCTGGGCCCTGTTTTTCTCGATCCTGCTGGTCTACTACCTGTCCCTCACCTGGATGCCGCGGATCCTGATCGGCGCCGGCTTCGCCGAGTACAAGGCGTTTGTCACCACCGCGTCCATGGCCGCCGTGGGGCTCTTGGGGGTTGTTGTGGCGGCCCTGCTGGTGGAGCGGGTGGGCCGCAAATGGATCCTTGCCATCACCGGGCCGTTGTCTGCGCTGACCCTGGTGATCGTGGCGATCGTGGTGGACATCCCCACCGCGGCGGTGTTCTGGCTGCTGGTGTTCGGGTTCGTGGTGCAGGTGGCCATCCCGGTGCTTTACGCCTACGTCTCCGAGCTCTACCCCACGGAGCTGCGCGGCACCGGGTTCGGGTGGGCATCCACGTTTTCCCGGCTGGGTGCAGGCTTCGGGCCGCTCATCTTCGCGAACTACTTCTGGCCCGAGCTGGGCCTGGCAACATCCTTCGCTTTGGCCGGCGGTTTGGTGCTGTTGGCCGTGCTGTGGATGGCGTTCTTCTCCCCCGAGACCAAGCAGCGCCGCCTCGATTAG
- a CDS encoding serine protease — protein MIRTRSLVSGFLSLSAAAALTLCAAGGATAAPAASDEKKNPTVVSAVLDSTGVAEYWTADRMRQAVSGEVLGEKARERGNRSRVDTVKKGKSTKIKATRAMAATEKSVKHIGKVFFVMGGANYVCSGNAVTSDNKSTVSTAGHCAMDGLGQKAQKFAFVPAYENGNRPYGTWTARALYAPRQWSSGGNMAYDTAFAVMAPDSTGRLLTNVVGGSGVAFNEDSGEYYTSYGYPASAPFNGETLRSCAGTATPDTNNTAFGTQGIPCDMNGGSSGGPWLIGSGSDGYQNSVNSYGYKGSKVLYGPQWGDVIEATYEIAEAS, from the coding sequence ATGATTCGCACCAGGTCCTTAGTTTCCGGATTTCTAAGCCTCTCAGCAGCAGCCGCTTTAACGCTCTGCGCCGCCGGCGGGGCCACCGCTGCCCCAGCGGCTTCCGACGAGAAAAAGAACCCCACCGTCGTCAGCGCGGTCCTGGACAGTACAGGCGTGGCCGAGTACTGGACAGCCGACCGGATGCGGCAGGCAGTCTCAGGCGAGGTCCTTGGCGAAAAGGCCCGCGAACGCGGCAACCGTTCGAGGGTGGACACCGTGAAGAAAGGCAAGAGCACCAAGATCAAGGCCACCCGTGCCATGGCTGCAACCGAAAAGTCCGTGAAGCACATCGGCAAGGTCTTCTTCGTCATGGGCGGCGCCAACTACGTCTGCTCCGGCAACGCCGTCACCTCCGATAACAAGAGCACGGTATCGACGGCCGGCCACTGCGCCATGGACGGACTGGGGCAGAAGGCTCAAAAGTTCGCGTTTGTCCCCGCATATGAAAACGGCAACAGGCCTTACGGCACGTGGACTGCCAGGGCCTTGTACGCACCCCGCCAGTGGAGCTCCGGCGGCAACATGGCGTACGACACCGCTTTTGCCGTGATGGCCCCGGACAGCACCGGTCGGCTTCTGACCAACGTTGTTGGTGGTTCAGGCGTGGCGTTCAATGAGGACAGCGGCGAGTACTACACGTCCTACGGTTACCCGGCCTCTGCACCGTTTAACGGGGAGACCCTCAGGAGCTGCGCAGGCACGGCAACCCCGGACACCAACAACACGGCATTCGGAACCCAGGGCATTCCCTGCGATATGAACGGCGGCTCGTCCGGCGGCCCGTGGCTGATCGGCTCAGGCTCGGACGGCTACCAAAACTCGGTCAACAGCTACGGCTACAAGGGCTCCAAGGTCCTGTACGGCCCGCAGTGGGGCGACGTTATCGAGGCGACGTACGAGATCGCCGAAGCTTCCTAA
- the purN gene encoding phosphoribosylglycinamide formyltransferase, with protein sequence MRIVVLVSGTGSNLQAVIDAVKAGELDVEIAAVGADRPGTFGVERSAAAGIPTFVVDFKAYPDRADWNAALTQAVARFEPDVVVSSGFMRIVSPEFINAFDGKYLNTHPALLPAFPGAHGVRDAMAYGVKVTGCTVHWADAGVDTGPIIAQEALAIEESDTEETLHERIKVVERRLLVSTLAALTAAHEHA encoded by the coding sequence ATGCGTATCGTCGTCCTCGTTTCCGGAACCGGGTCCAACCTCCAGGCAGTTATCGACGCGGTTAAGGCGGGGGAACTGGACGTCGAAATCGCCGCCGTCGGTGCCGACCGGCCGGGAACCTTCGGGGTGGAACGGTCCGCGGCAGCCGGCATCCCGACGTTCGTGGTGGACTTCAAGGCTTACCCGGACCGGGCTGACTGGAACGCTGCGTTGACCCAGGCCGTGGCCCGGTTCGAGCCGGATGTGGTGGTCTCCTCGGGGTTCATGCGGATCGTGAGCCCGGAGTTCATCAACGCGTTCGATGGCAAGTACCTCAACACCCATCCTGCTTTGCTCCCGGCCTTCCCGGGAGCCCACGGGGTGAGGGACGCCATGGCCTACGGCGTGAAGGTCACCGGTTGCACTGTGCACTGGGCCGACGCCGGTGTGGACACCGGGCCCATCATCGCCCAGGAGGCCCTGGCCATCGAAGAGTCGGACACCGAGGAGACCCTGCACGAGCGCATCAAGGTGGTGGAGCGCCGGCTGCTGGTGTCCACCCTGGCGGCTCTGACCGCCGCCCACGAGCACGCCTGA